One Synechococcus sp. CC9605 genomic window carries:
- a CDS encoding TPM domain-containing protein: MGTHHTRHLWSLVVVALVSLGVLVTPAEAYDNPELLPDHPTPVIDLAKVFSDTQRSQLEASLADVEERTGWKMRVLTQYERTPGLAIREFWGLDESSLLLVADPRGGNLLNFNVGDAYFAMMPRTYWVELQTRYGNQYYVKDHGEDGAVLDALNAVEICLDRGGCQVVPGLPQEQWLWTLTTSIFGGLIAGFAAYPRKEGETIAWAWLLLLSPLWVMLFGVFGVAPVVTRTSEVMPLLRNGVGFLAGGIAAYLIAQATVGRKLQNDAEG, from the coding sequence ATGGGAACACATCACACCCGACATCTGTGGAGCCTTGTCGTGGTGGCTCTGGTCAGCCTGGGTGTTCTGGTGACCCCGGCTGAGGCCTACGACAACCCGGAGCTGCTGCCAGATCACCCCACCCCGGTGATCGACCTCGCCAAGGTGTTCAGTGACACCCAGAGAAGCCAGTTGGAGGCATCCCTGGCGGATGTGGAAGAACGCACCGGCTGGAAGATGCGGGTGTTGACTCAGTACGAACGCACACCAGGTCTGGCCATTCGCGAGTTCTGGGGGCTGGATGAAAGCAGCCTGCTGCTGGTGGCCGACCCCCGCGGCGGGAACCTGCTGAACTTCAACGTTGGCGATGCCTACTTCGCGATGATGCCGCGCACCTATTGGGTGGAGCTGCAGACCCGCTACGGCAACCAGTACTACGTGAAGGATCACGGCGAGGACGGAGCCGTGTTGGATGCCCTCAATGCGGTGGAAATCTGTCTGGACCGTGGTGGCTGTCAGGTGGTGCCAGGCCTTCCCCAGGAACAGTGGCTTTGGACGCTGACCACCTCGATCTTCGGCGGCTTGATTGCTGGCTTTGCGGCCTATCCACGGAAGGAGGGCGAAACCATCGCCTGGGCCTGGTTGCTGCTGCTCTCACCGCTGTGGGTGATGCTCTTCGGGGTCTTCGGCGTTGCCCCTGTGGTCACACGGACGTCTGAAGTGATGCCCCTGCTGCGCAATGGGGTCGGCTTCCTGGCTGGTGGCATCGCCGCTTATCTGATCGCCCAGGCCACGGTTGGTCGAAAGCTTCAGAACGACGCTGAGGGTTGA
- a CDS encoding glycoside hydrolase family 24 protein: MAISAFIGRQTLQAAVIVGVLPALCSPLSARASLLPPASRAQLIHTSDIQPSRAIPYLITPERRAMLNTIRFAEGTWKGGLDVGYRVMFGGGLMPSLDRHPNRVIYSSRYASAAAGAYQFMPFTWNLVQRSIGVRGFGPEAQDQGALFLIQRRKALGLTDTGVLSPLLAAMLAPEWASFPTLAGRSYYGQPVKKYARLRSFYDVNLAELRRLRDIKRQALVAPPPALCTGSRIECATRL, translated from the coding sequence ATGGCTATCTCTGCATTCATCGGTCGTCAGACGCTTCAAGCGGCCGTGATCGTCGGAGTTCTGCCTGCCCTCTGTTCACCGCTGTCAGCCCGGGCGAGCCTGTTGCCCCCCGCCTCGCGGGCGCAGTTGATTCACACCTCTGATATCCAGCCCAGCCGGGCGATTCCCTACTTGATCACGCCTGAACGTCGGGCGATGCTCAACACGATCCGCTTCGCGGAAGGCACCTGGAAAGGTGGCCTCGATGTGGGCTACCGGGTGATGTTCGGAGGTGGTTTGATGCCTTCCCTAGACCGTCATCCCAACCGGGTGATCTATAGCTCCCGCTACGCCAGTGCAGCTGCCGGGGCCTACCAGTTCATGCCCTTCACCTGGAATCTGGTTCAGCGCAGCATCGGCGTGCGCGGTTTCGGACCTGAGGCCCAGGACCAGGGCGCCTTGTTTCTGATCCAGCGGCGCAAAGCTTTGGGTTTGACCGACACCGGTGTTCTCAGCCCGCTTCTCGCGGCCATGCTGGCTCCCGAATGGGCGTCCTTCCCCACACTCGCCGGTCGCAGCTATTACGGCCAACCCGTCAAAAAATATGCGCGTCTGCGTTCCTTCTATGACGTGAATCTTGCGGAGTTGCGTCGTTTGCGTGATATCAAGCGCCAGGCGCTCGTCGCTCCTCCTCCGGCACTTTGTACCGGGTCGCGCATCGAATGCGCCACCCGGCTGTGA